Proteins co-encoded in one Paracrocinitomix mangrovi genomic window:
- a CDS encoding cytochrome c oxidase subunit 3, giving the protein MSKNLLDPEQNKKAKKNLLWFFIITVVMLFAGFTSAYLVVRGSGFWVQLPMPKGFVMSTVMIVLSSIMMFIAVYAVKNAKDSILNFSLGVALLTGIGFGYFQFTAFNQMIEDGNRITGPILTNSGRYGNIFSLTYEGKSLSFENEEFFWKGDKISPEMEQDLIELGAILEEGGRTRTNNFDIGNYGAGWMMYYKNQPVTYSNKMFFLNDQELDRDQLFELYQFGENLHNQRGDFTMEGQYGKDFVIVYNEKKLDYKNRTFFLDGKPLSAKLETELYGANNTASSFIYVFAGMHLLHWLGGIIALLVVFIRGLKKSYTASNYLGLTLGANYWHFLGILWLYLYGFLIFIH; this is encoded by the coding sequence AAACTTACTAGATCCCGAACAAAATAAGAAAGCCAAAAAGAATCTTCTTTGGTTTTTCATTATTACAGTAGTCATGTTATTTGCTGGTTTTACCAGTGCGTATTTAGTTGTTAGAGGCTCAGGTTTCTGGGTACAACTTCCAATGCCAAAAGGTTTTGTTATGAGTACTGTCATGATTGTCCTGAGTAGTATCATGATGTTCATTGCCGTTTATGCTGTAAAAAATGCCAAAGACTCAATTTTAAATTTTTCACTAGGCGTTGCTTTATTGACCGGAATTGGATTTGGGTATTTTCAGTTTACTGCATTTAATCAAATGATTGAAGACGGAAACAGAATAACTGGACCTATCCTTACTAACAGTGGAAGATATGGTAACATCTTCAGTTTAACTTATGAAGGAAAATCTTTGAGTTTTGAAAACGAAGAATTCTTTTGGAAAGGTGATAAAATCTCTCCTGAAATGGAGCAGGATTTAATTGAGCTTGGTGCTATATTGGAAGAAGGAGGAAGAACTAGAACCAATAATTTTGACATTGGTAATTATGGTGCGGGTTGGATGATGTATTACAAAAATCAACCGGTTACTTACAGCAATAAAATGTTCTTTTTAAATGATCAAGAACTAGATAGAGATCAGCTTTTTGAATTGTACCAGTTTGGTGAAAACTTACACAACCAAAGAGGTGATTTTACTATGGAAGGTCAATATGGAAAAGACTTTGTGATTGTTTACAATGAGAAAAAATTAGATTATAAAAACAGAACATTTTTCTTGGATGGCAAACCACTTTCTGCCAAATTAGAAACAGAATTATACGGTGCAAATAACACAGCAAGTTCATTTATTTATGTTTTTGCAGGAATGCATTTATTGCACTGGCTTGGAGGAATTATCGCCCTATTGGTGGTGTTTATCAGAGGGTTAAAAAAATCTTATACTGCTTCAAATTACCTTGGTTTAACGCTCGGTGCAAACTACTGGCATTTTTTGGGTATTTTGTGGTTGTATTTGTACGGATTTTTAATTTTTATTCATTAA
- a CDS encoding DUF4286 family protein, whose translation MIIYNVTVNIDSDVHQDWFDWMSDVHIKDVMDTGLFLEARFSRILAEEEGGMSYSIQYLCKDMETLEKYQQEHAPKLQLDHHKRYEGKFVAFRTLLRVDKTF comes from the coding sequence ATGATAATATATAACGTAACAGTAAATATTGATTCAGATGTTCATCAAGATTGGTTTGATTGGATGTCAGATGTGCATATCAAAGATGTAATGGATACCGGTTTGTTTTTGGAAGCTAGATTTTCAAGAATCCTGGCGGAAGAAGAAGGCGGAATGTCTTATTCAATTCAATATTTATGCAAGGATATGGAGACGCTTGAAAAGTATCAACAAGAGCATGCTCCAAAATTGCAATTAGATCATCACAAGAGATACGAAGGTAAATTCGTGGCTTTCCGCACATTATTGCGCGTAGATAAAACATTTTAA
- a CDS encoding DUF420 domain-containing protein, producing MSTTKSVEQKFKPLVIVLSIVIPAVVAILFNVSIEGVDLSFLPPVYAGINGLTAILLIAAVVSVKKGNIQRHQKLMFTAIICSLLFLVMYVAYHITSESTLYGDADHNGIRSAAELATVGFSYYIYTFILLSHILLSLAVLPLVMMTYLKGWADNRVSHRKWAKITFPIWLYVAVTGVVVYFMISPYY from the coding sequence ATGAGTACAACTAAATCGGTAGAGCAAAAATTCAAACCACTTGTAATTGTATTATCAATTGTCATACCGGCAGTTGTTGCCATATTATTTAACGTATCAATTGAAGGCGTTGATTTATCATTTTTACCACCTGTTTATGCTGGTATCAATGGGTTGACTGCTATTTTACTTATAGCCGCCGTGGTATCTGTTAAAAAAGGAAACATTCAACGTCATCAAAAATTGATGTTTACAGCCATTATTTGTTCTCTTTTGTTTTTAGTAATGTATGTGGCCTATCACATTACTTCTGAGAGTACTTTGTATGGAGATGCAGACCATAATGGGATTAGATCTGCAGCTGAATTAGCTACAGTAGGCTTCTCTTATTATATCTACACCTTTATTTTATTATCACACATCTTATTGAGTTTGGCAGTGTTGCCTTTGGTGATGATGACTTATTTAAAAGGATGGGCAGACAACAGAGTATCTCATAGAAAATGGGCGAAAATTACTTTCCCAATTTGGTTGTATGTAGCTGTAACAGGTGTAGTGGTTTACTTTATGATCAGTCCTTATTATTAG
- the serS gene encoding serine--tRNA ligase — MLEIARIREEKDKIVEALKVRNFDAQQVVNAVIETDAKWRDKKTQLDEIAAESNKLSKMIGQLFAQGKQEEANEAKAKTQDLKASEKTLKDEVQQLADELQKLMYEIPNVPDPLVPQGKTDKDNEEVDKGGVIPQLSNAVPHWELAEKYNLIDFEMGVKVTGAGFPFYVGQGARLQRALINFFLDSARDSGYTEFIPPFVVNEASGYGTGQLPDKEGQMYHVGEDDLYLIPTAEVPLTNMYRDVILNESDFPVKVTGYTPCFRREAGSYGKDVRGLNRLHQFDKVEIVRLEHPDNSYAALTEMVDYVKGLVTALGLPFRIVRLCGGDLGFTSALTYDFEVYSAAQEKWLEVSSVSNFETFQANRLKLRFKDADGKKQLAHTLNGSALALPRIMAALLENNQTADGIKVPEVLVPYTGFDMIK; from the coding sequence ATGCTTGAAATAGCCAGGATCCGAGAAGAAAAAGATAAAATTGTAGAAGCCTTAAAGGTTAGAAATTTTGATGCCCAACAAGTAGTTAATGCTGTTATTGAAACAGATGCTAAATGGCGTGATAAAAAAACGCAACTTGATGAAATAGCGGCTGAATCAAACAAATTGTCTAAAATGATTGGACAACTTTTTGCACAAGGAAAGCAAGAAGAAGCCAATGAAGCAAAGGCAAAAACGCAAGACTTAAAAGCTTCAGAAAAAACATTGAAAGATGAAGTACAACAATTGGCTGATGAGCTTCAAAAGTTGATGTACGAAATTCCAAATGTGCCGGATCCACTTGTTCCTCAGGGAAAAACGGATAAAGACAATGAAGAAGTAGACAAAGGTGGAGTGATTCCTCAATTGTCAAATGCTGTGCCTCATTGGGAATTGGCAGAAAAGTATAATTTGATTGACTTTGAAATGGGAGTGAAAGTAACCGGAGCCGGTTTTCCTTTTTACGTTGGTCAAGGTGCCAGATTGCAAAGAGCATTGATCAATTTCTTTTTGGATTCAGCAAGAGACAGTGGTTATACCGAATTTATTCCTCCATTTGTTGTGAATGAAGCTTCGGGTTACGGAACAGGACAATTGCCGGATAAAGAAGGGCAGATGTATCACGTAGGTGAAGATGATTTGTATTTGATTCCTACAGCTGAAGTGCCTTTAACCAATATGTACAGAGATGTGATTTTAAATGAATCAGATTTTCCAGTAAAAGTTACCGGATATACTCCTTGTTTTAGACGTGAAGCAGGATCATACGGTAAAGATGTTAGAGGATTGAACAGATTGCATCAATTTGATAAAGTAGAGATTGTTCGTTTAGAGCATCCGGATAATTCATATGCCGCTTTAACCGAAATGGTAGATTACGTTAAAGGATTAGTTACTGCTTTAGGTTTGCCTTTTAGAATTGTAAGATTGTGTGGAGGTGATTTAGGATTTACTTCTGCTTTGACTTATGATTTTGAGGTGTATTCTGCTGCTCAAGAAAAGTGGTTAGAGGTGAGTTCAGTTTCTAACTTTGAAACTTTCCAGGCTAACAGACTTAAGCTGAGATTTAAAGATGCAGATGGTAAAAAACAATTAGCGCATACATTGAATGGTTCTGCTTTGGCATTGCCAAGAATTATGGCTGCTTTGTTAGAGAATAATCAAACTGCAGACGGAATTAAGGTGCCTGAAGTATTGGTTCCTTACACCGGATTTGACATGATTAAATAA
- a CDS encoding Rho termination factor N-terminal domain-containing protein, giving the protein MEKAKAAPKKSAPKKETPKAEVEAPAKEETKAAEKKEAPKAEAKKADNDLSSKTVAELKDMAKDKGISGYSSMKKAELIEALS; this is encoded by the coding sequence ATGGAGAAAGCAAAAGCTGCTCCTAAAAAATCAGCACCTAAAAAAGAAACGCCTAAAGCTGAAGTAGAAGCTCCGGCTAAAGAAGAAACAAAAGCAGCAGAAAAGAAAGAAGCTCCAAAAGCTGAAGCTAAGAAAGCTGATAACGACTTGAGCAGCAAAACTGTTGCTGAGTTGAAAGATATGGCAAAAGACAAAGGTATCTCAGGATACTCATCAATGAAGAAAGCAGAATTGATTGAGGCATTGAGCTAA
- the rsmA gene encoding 16S rRNA (adenine(1518)-N(6)/adenine(1519)-N(6))-dimethyltransferase RsmA, whose protein sequence is MSVRPKKHLGQHFLKDESVCVRIADNIFVDNCPKHILEIGPGTGALTKYLLDKEDFDVHVMEIDEESVDYLYQNYTQLNGKIHFADFLKSDPTQLFDEPFAVVGNFPYNISSQILFKVVDFKDHIPLVVGMFQKEVAERVAEKPGSKKYGIISVLIQAWYDVEYLFTVDEHVFIPPPKVKSGVIRLTRNGVNELPCDEKMFIRVVKAAFNQRRKTLRNSLKQIISELNSSIDTTDDFFQKRPEHLSVQDFILLTQRLMA, encoded by the coding sequence ATGTCAGTAAGACCAAAAAAACACTTAGGTCAGCACTTTTTAAAAGATGAAAGTGTATGTGTCAGAATTGCTGATAACATCTTTGTAGATAATTGTCCTAAACACATTTTGGAAATTGGTCCCGGAACAGGAGCATTGACAAAATACTTGTTAGATAAAGAAGATTTTGATGTTCATGTAATGGAGATTGATGAAGAATCTGTGGATTATCTTTATCAAAACTATACCCAATTAAATGGAAAGATTCACTTTGCTGATTTTTTAAAATCTGATCCCACTCAATTATTTGATGAACCTTTTGCTGTAGTTGGTAACTTTCCGTATAACATTTCATCCCAAATTTTATTTAAAGTAGTTGATTTCAAGGATCATATTCCTTTGGTGGTTGGCATGTTTCAAAAAGAAGTGGCTGAACGTGTTGCAGAAAAACCCGGTTCAAAAAAGTATGGAATAATCTCAGTGTTAATTCAAGCCTGGTATGATGTTGAGTATTTATTCACGGTAGATGAGCACGTATTTATTCCACCTCCAAAAGTGAAGTCCGGAGTAATCAGATTGACAAGAAATGGGGTAAATGAATTACCATGTGATGAAAAGATGTTTATCAGAGTGGTAAAAGCAGCTTTTAATCAAAGAAGAAAGACATTACGCAATAGCTTAAAGCAAATTATTTCTGAATTAAATTCTAGTATTGACACTACAGACGACTTTTTTCAAAAACGCCCTGAACATCTTTCAGTTCAGGATTTTATCTTGCTTACTCAACGATTAATGGCTTGA
- a CDS encoding DUF6089 family protein, with protein sequence MRNLIVLFSLLVLTNGMAQQRFKARFEMGFMGGGSYYIGDLNQYKHFVYSKPAFGAIVRYNLSNRASLRFTGTYGNVWGDDARSNESQEVNRNLNFRSSIFELAAGVEIHLLNYRINDMKYPFTPYLFYELAYFRMNPKTDYQGNEIELQSLGTEGQGTSLSDRNRYSLNQISIPLGIGMKFNIRERLAISVEYGIRKTFTDYLDDVSGNYVDADLLRAENGPIAGDLSNPSLDGVSRTGFNRGTSTNKDWYSFYGIMITFKPFKRGICDFGAPFH encoded by the coding sequence ATGAGAAACCTGATTGTATTATTTTCCCTTTTGGTGCTGACCAATGGTATGGCTCAGCAAAGATTCAAAGCGCGTTTTGAAATGGGCTTTATGGGTGGTGGTTCTTATTACATTGGTGATTTAAACCAATACAAACACTTTGTATACAGCAAGCCTGCTTTTGGAGCAATTGTGAGATATAACTTATCTAATAGAGCTTCATTGAGATTTACAGGTACTTATGGTAATGTTTGGGGAGATGATGCCAGATCTAATGAATCACAAGAAGTAAATAGAAACCTAAACTTTAGATCTTCCATTTTTGAATTAGCCGCCGGAGTTGAAATTCATTTATTGAATTATCGAATCAACGATATGAAGTATCCTTTTACACCTTATTTGTTTTATGAATTGGCCTACTTCAGAATGAATCCTAAAACTGATTATCAAGGGAACGAAATTGAATTACAGTCTTTAGGTACAGAAGGGCAGGGTACATCTTTATCTGACAGAAACAGATACAGTTTAAATCAAATTTCAATTCCTCTTGGGATTGGTATGAAATTCAATATCAGAGAAAGGTTAGCCATCTCAGTAGAATACGGTATACGCAAAACATTCACAGATTATTTAGATGATGTTTCAGGTAATTATGTAGACGCAGATTTACTGAGAGCAGAAAACGGTCCGATTGCCGGTGATTTATCAAATCCTAGTTTGGATGGTGTGTCAAGAACTGGGTTCAATAGAGGAACATCAACCAATAAAGATTGGTATTCATTCTATGGTATAATGATCACATTTAAGCCTTTCAAAAGAGGAATTTGTGATTTTGGAGCTCCTTTCCACTAA
- a CDS encoding SCO family protein — translation MKYLFSAFVLLIFVSCGSNESDESGEQNTYEPLPYIGQHDAFITTENGTEKWDTIYYTIPKFEFINQDCVTVNNETVKGHVYVANFFFTSCPSICPAMMEQMKRLQEMTADVDELIILSHTIDPDRDSIGKLNQFIADKEIDTHNWHFLYNEREYVHFIAREGYLLSANKDDNADGGFIHSDFFTLVDREGHIRGMYQGTVTEEVDKLAEDIKKLIKNEYN, via the coding sequence ATGAAGTATTTATTTTCTGCATTTGTTTTGCTGATATTCGTTTCATGTGGTTCAAATGAATCTGATGAAAGCGGCGAACAAAACACCTACGAACCTTTGCCTTATATAGGTCAGCATGACGCTTTTATAACCACTGAAAACGGAACAGAAAAATGGGATACAATCTACTACACAATTCCAAAATTTGAATTCATAAACCAGGATTGCGTTACTGTAAACAATGAAACTGTAAAAGGACATGTATATGTAGCTAATTTCTTTTTCACTTCATGCCCTTCAATTTGTCCTGCTATGATGGAACAAATGAAAAGATTACAGGAAATGACTGCTGATGTAGATGAGTTAATCATTTTAAGTCATACAATTGATCCTGACAGAGACAGTATAGGCAAACTGAACCAATTTATTGCTGATAAAGAAATTGATACACACAACTGGCACTTTTTGTACAACGAAAGAGAATACGTTCACTTTATTGCAAGAGAAGGTTATTTACTAAGTGCTAATAAAGATGACAATGCAGATGGTGGATTTATCCACTCAGACTTTTTTACCTTAGTTGACAGAGAAGGACACATTAGAGGTATGTATCAAGGAACAGTAACAGAAGAAGTAGACAAACTAGCAGAAGACATTAAAAAACTAATTAAAAATGAGTACAACTAA
- a CDS encoding DUF6089 family protein, with product MKRLLFVILLFLATFSLNAQQWRFVRHEVNFGVGVSNFLGDLGGAKGIGTHYFKDLRGRSTRPAIELGYKFTITPAFSVKTSVVWGYLNGDDATTKNLIRNNRNLHFRSMIGDWSVVGQWYPWEERISHRYKISGIYGNRTFTIMPYVSLGMGMTMFNPKAKYNGNWVALQPLHTEGQGMMGRPEPYKRITMNFPIGIGAKYLITSQWSLGFELSVRYTLSDYIDDVSTTYYKPGSFTDPVALELQDRSLDPNLGWTGVTEFDNGLVNYKQRGNPNYNDAYMFAIFSVHYRFTKGQTYIPKF from the coding sequence ATGAAAAGGCTACTATTTGTCATATTGCTTTTTTTGGCAACTTTTTCACTGAATGCTCAGCAATGGCGCTTTGTACGTCATGAGGTGAACTTTGGTGTAGGAGTTTCAAACTTCCTCGGAGATTTAGGGGGAGCAAAGGGTATTGGTACGCACTATTTCAAGGATCTTAGAGGTAGATCAACAAGACCCGCAATAGAACTTGGATACAAGTTTACCATCACACCTGCATTTTCTGTAAAAACATCTGTTGTTTGGGGATATTTAAATGGTGATGATGCAACAACTAAAAATTTGATCAGAAACAATAGAAATCTGCATTTTAGATCAATGATCGGTGATTGGTCTGTGGTTGGTCAGTGGTATCCTTGGGAAGAAAGAATTTCACACAGATATAAGATTTCAGGAATTTACGGTAATAGAACATTTACCATTATGCCTTATGTTTCATTGGGAATGGGGATGACCATGTTTAATCCAAAAGCTAAGTACAACGGAAACTGGGTGGCATTACAACCTTTGCACACTGAAGGGCAAGGAATGATGGGCAGACCTGAACCTTACAAAAGAATTACCATGAATTTCCCTATTGGAATTGGGGCTAAGTATCTTATTACCTCACAATGGTCATTAGGATTTGAATTATCTGTGAGATATACATTGTCTGATTATATTGATGATGTAAGCACTACTTATTACAAGCCGGGTTCTTTTACAGATCCTGTGGCACTTGAATTGCAAGACAGATCTCTGGATCCTAATTTAGGGTGGACCGGAGTAACTGAATTTGACAATGGTTTAGTAAATTACAAGCAAAGAGGTAATCCTAATTACAATGATGCCTACATGTTTGCAATATTCTCTGTTCATTACCGTTTTACTAAAGGACAAACGTATATTCCAAAGTTCTAG
- a CDS encoding cytochrome c oxidase subunit 3, which produces MAGAASTEIDSATAWGGGHESPFKVSYGKMMMWFFLVSDGLTFGGLLCALGYTKFTNVTGDWPMGEEVFTHIPFSHMPAPLIYVAFMTFVLIVSSVTMVLAVEAGHRMDKKGVIKWLLWTVVGGLIFLGSQVWEWSTFIAGYDGILSTWHDNATLLHSPYGGEYELVNHHGHEIKEMVTYGPTLYANFFFFITGFHGFHVFTGVLFNALVLRNVIRGVYHKRGHYEMVEKVGLYWHFVDLVWVFVFTFFYLV; this is translated from the coding sequence ATGGCAGGAGCAGCTTCTACAGAAATCGATTCAGCTACGGCATGGGGAGGCGGACACGAATCACCGTTTAAAGTAAGTTATGGTAAAATGATGATGTGGTTTTTCCTAGTGTCAGATGGTTTGACATTTGGAGGACTTTTGTGTGCTTTGGGATATACCAAGTTTACCAACGTCACCGGAGATTGGCCTATGGGTGAGGAAGTGTTTACACACATTCCTTTTTCACACATGCCGGCACCATTAATTTACGTTGCATTCATGACTTTCGTCTTGATTGTTTCTTCAGTAACTATGGTATTAGCGGTAGAAGCCGGTCATAGAATGGACAAAAAGGGAGTTATCAAGTGGTTGTTATGGACAGTTGTTGGTGGTTTGATCTTCTTAGGTTCTCAGGTTTGGGAGTGGTCAACGTTCATTGCTGGTTATGATGGAATATTAAGTACGTGGCATGATAACGCCACCTTACTTCATAGTCCATACGGAGGAGAGTATGAATTAGTTAATCACCACGGCCACGAAATTAAAGAAATGGTCACATATGGCCCTACTTTATATGCAAACTTCTTCTTCTTTATTACAGGTTTCCACGGATTCCACGTATTCACGGGAGTATTGTTTAATGCACTTGTTTTACGTAATGTGATTCGCGGCGTATACCACAAAAGAGGACATTATGAAATGGTTGAAAAAGTTGGTCTTTACTGGCACTTTGTAGACCTTGTTTGGGTATTTGTATTTACCTTCTTTTATCTTGTTTAA
- a CDS encoding DMT family transporter: MSNKALTWILFIFLSLTWGSSFILMKKGMYPGEKNDLVFGPFQLGAWRIILAGTALLPLAIKFRKYLTKKNVGLLLVSGLFGNFIPAMMFTLAETNIDSSLAGLLNMSTTFFVVLIGIFFYKSKPSKWQLLGLAIGSTGLYLVLSQQFNAAEMKDPRYAFFIFPATLGYAISLTTIKFKLQHMPSTAITSLSFLLILVPAIIAGIVTKAYEPFMQHELAWKGFGYIAILSIVGTAIAVMLFTKLIAISNHIFSSAIAYMLPVVAILIGLADGEKFALINLLYVVLIILGVFLMSKANSKKQKVNKIEEEQVVAEV, from the coding sequence ATGAGCAATAAGGCACTCACCTGGATTCTGTTTATTTTCCTCTCTTTAACCTGGGGAAGCTCTTTTATTTTAATGAAAAAGGGTATGTATCCGGGCGAGAAAAATGACCTTGTTTTTGGTCCTTTTCAATTAGGTGCCTGGCGCATTATTTTAGCGGGAACTGCCCTTTTACCTTTGGCCATTAAATTCAGAAAATACCTTACTAAAAAGAATGTAGGCCTGCTTTTAGTATCAGGTTTGTTTGGCAATTTTATACCGGCTATGATGTTTACCCTGGCAGAAACCAATATTGATAGTTCATTGGCAGGATTACTGAACATGTCAACCACCTTTTTTGTGGTGCTGATTGGTATTTTCTTTTACAAATCCAAACCATCTAAGTGGCAATTGCTGGGGCTTGCAATAGGGTCTACCGGTTTGTATTTGGTTTTATCACAACAGTTTAATGCGGCAGAGATGAAAGATCCTCGCTATGCGTTTTTCATTTTTCCGGCTACTTTAGGATACGCCATTTCTTTGACCACCATCAAATTTAAATTGCAGCACATGCCTTCAACGGCTATTACTTCACTTTCCTTTTTATTGATTTTGGTTCCGGCTATCATTGCAGGAATAGTAACTAAGGCTTATGAACCATTTATGCAGCATGAATTGGCATGGAAAGGTTTTGGATACATTGCAATACTCAGTATTGTAGGTACAGCCATTGCGGTAATGTTGTTTACCAAATTGATTGCAATTTCAAATCACATTTTTTCATCAGCAATTGCTTATATGTTACCGGTGGTGGCAATTTTGATTGGTTTGGCAGATGGAGAAAAATTTGCATTGATTAACCTGCTGTATGTGGTGCTGATAATATTGGGTGTTTTCTTGATGAGTAAGGCCAATTCAAAAAAGCAGAAAGTCAATAAAATAGAGGAGGAGCAAGTGGTTGCTGAGGTGTAG
- a CDS encoding tetratricopeptide repeat protein yields MKLSQHKILFFLLLVFLSVNNSVYAQPMDNDTKLADHYYNKGEYDKAEEYYKKAYKKYKHSVYFEKYYLCLFYQKKYEEAEKLCEKQIKLDPFDIEVQFMLGQVYEETDRQEEANKLYENMINEMGAIQSRVLALGKAFKVRGKNEYALETYLKGRKLIKNGYQFQLEMAEIYSLLKQPDKMIAEYLNLLEYSKNYIRTVQTYLSRVIDFEEDEDLVEMLKVELLTRVQKNPDKEYYSEMLIWFYLHKKEFPGAIIQAKALDKRLNMQGKRVFEVAEVCEVNNSYTSASKGYQYVIDLGETSPYYVMATERKLNLGFIQITQEKSYTKADLETVAADFEAALQNLGKSPKTLGIMMQLAEIYAFYLSETDKSEALIKEGLALPLPAIRKAELKILLGDVYVVSDRIWDASLLYMQVEKDFSEDVIGHEAKYKNAKVFYYDGEFEYAKAQLDVLKASTSKLIANDAMQLSLLLQDNLGIDTTQAPVQMFANADLLLQQNKYQQALAILDSLEKKYPFHSLADEVLFKKAEIYEEMQNWEKAIELYDVVVSSYAHDILGDDAAFRIAQIYDYRLKNREKAKEYYKKILFDFKGSLYTAEARARYNQEEIQ; encoded by the coding sequence GTGAAGCTCAGCCAGCATAAAATATTGTTCTTTTTGTTACTGGTATTTTTATCAGTAAACAATAGTGTTTATGCCCAGCCAATGGATAATGACACTAAACTGGCTGATCATTATTATAACAAAGGTGAGTACGACAAGGCTGAAGAGTACTACAAAAAGGCTTACAAAAAGTACAAGCACAGTGTTTACTTTGAAAAGTACTATCTCTGTCTATTTTATCAAAAAAAGTACGAAGAGGCAGAAAAGCTTTGTGAAAAGCAAATCAAATTAGATCCTTTTGACATTGAGGTGCAATTCATGTTGGGTCAGGTTTATGAAGAAACCGATAGACAAGAAGAAGCTAACAAGCTTTACGAAAACATGATCAACGAAATGGGCGCTATTCAAAGTAGAGTACTGGCGCTTGGTAAGGCTTTTAAAGTAAGAGGGAAGAACGAATACGCCCTTGAAACTTATCTCAAAGGAAGAAAGCTCATCAAAAACGGATATCAGTTTCAATTGGAAATGGCAGAGATTTATTCGCTTTTAAAGCAGCCGGATAAAATGATTGCCGAATACCTCAATTTGCTTGAATACAGTAAAAACTACATCCGTACAGTTCAAACTTACCTTTCAAGGGTTATTGATTTTGAAGAGGACGAAGACCTGGTTGAAATGTTGAAAGTAGAATTGCTTACCCGCGTTCAAAAAAATCCGGATAAGGAGTATTACAGTGAGATGTTGATTTGGTTTTACCTGCACAAAAAGGAGTTTCCGGGAGCCATTATTCAGGCTAAGGCTTTGGATAAAAGGCTGAACATGCAAGGTAAAAGAGTTTTTGAAGTGGCAGAAGTTTGTGAGGTGAACAACAGCTATACTTCTGCGTCAAAAGGTTATCAGTATGTAATTGATTTGGGAGAAACTTCACCTTATTATGTAATGGCAACTGAGCGAAAACTCAACCTTGGTTTTATTCAAATTACACAAGAAAAATCTTATACAAAAGCAGATTTAGAAACTGTTGCGGCAGATTTTGAAGCGGCTTTGCAGAATTTAGGAAAATCCCCAAAGACATTGGGAATCATGATGCAATTAGCAGAAATTTATGCCTTTTATTTAAGTGAAACAGATAAGTCTGAAGCCTTGATTAAAGAAGGTTTGGCACTTCCTTTACCTGCCATTAGAAAAGCAGAACTGAAAATTTTATTGGGAGATGTTTACGTGGTGTCTGACAGAATTTGGGATGCAAGTTTATTGTACATGCAAGTTGAAAAAGACTTTTCAGAAGATGTAATAGGGCATGAGGCAAAGTACAAAAATGCCAAGGTGTTTTATTATGACGGAGAGTTTGAATATGCAAAAGCACAGTTGGATGTTTTAAAAGCATCTACCAGTAAATTGATTGCCAATGATGCCATGCAGTTGTCTCTTTTATTGCAGGATAATTTAGGAATTGATACTACACAGGCGCCGGTTCAAATGTTTGCCAATGCAGATTTGCTTTTACAACAAAACAAGTATCAACAAGCACTGGCAATATTAGATAGTTTAGAAAAAAAATATCCTTTCCATTCTTTAGCTGATGAAGTACTTTTTAAAAAGGCGGAGATTTATGAAGAAATGCAAAACTGGGAAAAAGCAATTGAATTGTATGATGTTGTGGTAAGTTCGTATGCACATGATATTTTAGGGGATGATGCGGCCTTTAGAATTGCTCAGATCTACGACTACAGACTAAAGAACAGGGAAAAGGCAAAAGAATATTATAAAAAGATATTGTTCGACTTTAAAGGGAGTTTGTATACTGCAGAGGCCCGAGCGCGATATAATCAAGAAGAAATCCAATGA
- a CDS encoding cytochrome C oxidase subunit IV family protein — MERDDIVEYSLHAHHSDEEGKAIRKKIWFVTILLSVVTIVEVAVGIFFPKADVSTGAWTAIKFGYIILTLVKAGYIIMVFMHLGDENRNLRRMILWPYMLFICYLIFILLTEAGYVHQVWETLH, encoded by the coding sequence ATGGAAAGAGACGATATAGTAGAATATTCATTACATGCACACCACTCTGATGAAGAGGGGAAAGCAATCAGAAAGAAAATCTGGTTTGTTACCATTTTATTGTCAGTTGTAACGATCGTAGAAGTAGCAGTTGGTATTTTCTTCCCTAAAGCAGATGTTTCAACCGGAGCTTGGACAGCCATTAAATTTGGATACATCATTTTAACATTAGTTAAAGCCGGATATATCATTATGGTTTTCATGCACCTTGGAGATGAGAACAGAAACCTTAGAAGAATGATTCTTTGGCCATATATGTTGTTCATCTGTTACCTAATCTTCATCTTATTAACTGAAGCAGGGTACGTACACCAGGTTTGGGAGACATTACACTAA